The segment AACTTACATCCAAATGATTTGAAAAAATTACAGGAGATTAAATCTAAGGGCGTTACTATTGTTAATTCCCTGGATGAACTTAAGGAGGCGTTAAAATAAAATGGGTACTTCGGCAGTTATTTTGACACTAAAAGAAGAATATTCACCTGAGAAATTGTTATCAGATACAATAGTCTCAGTATTCCATGCTAATGCAACTCTATATTTTCATAATAATAAAAATTATTCGGATAATGGGGAATTTTCGTATACTACACTGAACATTAATAACAATTCATTTGCAGAGAAAAGTGAACAATCATTTATTTTTTCAGTTCACGCTATTAACAGTCCAAGTATTGATTTTTACTATCATGAAGATTTGGAACTGGATTCTAATTTATCATTATGTCAAGTTGGTCATATTGAAGATATTTATGGTGTTCAAAAATTAATTTTTAATTTTATTTATGAATACCTCAGATTGAATCCTGACAATTACTTTTGGGTTACAGATTATGATTGGGTTTATAGCTGGGGGGACATGAAAAAAATGAAATCTTTACCGTATGATCCGGATTGGTGTTATATAGATCCAAGGTTGATTGATTTACCTTGAAATATTCTGCCACCTAGTACTTTCCCAGATGGCTTGGGGTTTGGAGGGTAAATATAACAAGACGCTTTTAAGTTCCATAGTACAGGTCAATTATGGTCAGAATCTGCCATAGTTGATCTTTTTTTATTCTTGGCTAATCTCAATGATCAGTTTCATAGAATCACCTATCTTTTCCGTAGAAATAGCTCTTAAAGTGTTCGCTGCATTAAATCTATAATGAGTGTGTATTGCAGCGAGGGGAGGGCGGGATAGGGATCTCAACAGTTGTAATCGCTATCATTGTAAGGCTATGAATAAAACTGTGTGTCGTTCCACATCAGATTAAGGAGGAATAGAATGCGCAACAAGTATGTTACATGGTCGCTTGTAGTTACGCTGCTTATCTCAACGCTATTCATGGCGGCTGGACCGCTTACCCGTTCGTCGGCAGCGGGCGGACCGAATCTTGCACTTAACAAAATCATTACCGCCAGCGGGCAATCCCAGAATTATGCGCCGGATAACGTTAAGGACAGCAATCAGAATACGTATTGGGAGAGCGCAAATGATGCTTTTCCAGGGTGGATTCAGGTCGATCTGGGTGCGCTCACCAGTATTGACCAGCTTGTATTGAAGTTACCAGTCAACTGGGAGGCGCGGACGCAGACACTGGCGGTACAGGGCAGTACGAACGGCTCTACCTTCACGGATATCGTCGCTTCAGCCGCATATGTCTTCAATCCTGCGGTGGCGAACAACAGTGCCACGGTGAACTTCACCGCTGCCAGCACGCGTTATGTCCGTCTGTTGTTCAGTGCGAATACTGCTTGGCCTGCGGGCCAATTGTCCGAGCTTGAAATCTACGGTGCCAGCAGCCCAACTTCTGCACCTACAGCGGGGCCTACTGCATCGCCTGTGCCAGCGGGCACCTATGAAGCAGAGGCTGCCGCATTATCCGGCGGGGCGAAAATGAACACAGATCATGCGGGATACTCTGGCACGGGATTCGTAGACGGTTATCTAACCCAAGGTCCGGCCACCACCTTCACGGTAAATGTGCCTGCGGCGGGTACACGGAATGTTACGCTGAAGTATGCCAATGCAAGCGGAAGCGACAAGACGATCAGCATCTACGTGAACGGAGTTAAGCAGCGCCAGACCACCTTGCCGAACCTGGCGAACTGGGACACCTGGAGCACGAAGGCTGAAGCCCTCCCGTTGAATGCTGGCAGTAATAGCATTGCTTACAAATACGATGCAGGGGATACGGGCAATGTCAATTTGGATCTAATTACGGTAGCAGCTGCAATCATCTCCACGCCCGCACCTTCACCTACAGTAGCTCCAACAACTGCCCCTACACCAACGCCGGTAACTACCCCGGCCCCTACAGCTACGGTGGCACCAACTTCCGCACCAACACCAGCACCGACAGCAACACCGGTGACTACACCAACGGTGTCCCCTGGAGGGAACATCGCCATTGGTAAGGCGATCAGTGCATCCTCCAACACACAGAATTTCATTGCCGGTAATGCCAACGATAACAACACGGCTACTTACTGGGAAGGCAGCGGGAATCCCAGCACCCTTACGCTTGACCTTGGAGCCAATCATAATATCACTTCGATTGTGCTGAAGCTGAATCCGGCGGCCGAATGGGCAACCCGGACGCAGAATATTCAAGTCCTGGGACACAATCAGAATTCAACAACCTTCAGCAATCTGGTTGCCGCCCAGAACTATACCTTCAATCTGGCATCAGGCAACACGGTGACTATCCCCGTGACAGCAACCGTTAAGCGGCTTCAGCTTGCTATCGCCGCCAACTCCGGTGCGCCCGGAGGACAAATTGCCGAATTCCAGGTATACGGTACACCGGCAACGAACCCGGATCTGACGATCACCGGCATGAGCTGGACACCTGCTTCTCCGGTGGAGACCAGCGCAGTGACCCTGAATACTGTGGTGAAGAACAGCGGTACAGCCGCAGCCGCAGCGACGACTGTCAATTTCTATCTGAACAACGAGCTGGCGGGTTCGGCACCGGTAGCGGCTTTGGCAGCAGGAGCTTCGGCATCCGTCTCCTACAATGCAGGGACGCTAACAGCCGGAACTTATCCGCTTAGTGCTAAGGTAGATGAGGCGGGCCAGATTATTGAGCAGAACGAAAGCAACAACAGCTATACGAATGCTTCGCCGCTGGTGGTTGCGCCTGTCTCCAGCTCCGACCTGACCGGAACGACCTCCTGGTCACCAGGAACACCGGCTGCGGGGAGTAACGTGGCCTTCACCGTCAGTCTCAAAAATCAGGGCAATCTTGCTTCCGCAGGCGGGGCCCATGGTATAACTGTAGCCTTGAAGAATGCCGCAGGCTCTACCGTGCAGACCTTCACAGGCTCCTACACCGGCGTAATTGCAGCCGGGGCTACGGTCCAAGTGTCTCTCCCCGGCACCTGGAGTGCAGTGAACGGCAATTATACGGTCACTACAACCATTGCCGCAGATGCCAATGAGGTAACAACCAAGCAGGCAAACAACGTGAACACTGTGAACCTGGTTGTATACGCTCTGCGCGGAGCAAGTGTACCCTACAGCCGGTATGACACGCAGGATGCGACCCGCGGCGGTTCAGCGGCGCTGAAATCGGCACCGAATTTCGATCAGATGCTAACCGCTTCGGAGGCTTCGGGCCAGAGCTATGTAGCCCTGCCGTCTAACGGAGCTTATGCACAGTGGACAGTGAGAGCGGGGCAAGGCGGTGCCGGAGTCACGATGAGATTCACGATGCCGGATTCGGCAGACGGAATGGGTCTTACCGGTGCGCTTGACGTATACGTGAATGGAACCAAGGCCAAAACCATCCCGTTAACCTCCTATTACTCCTGGCAGTACTTCTCCGGCGACCAGCCTGGTGATGCACCAAGTGCCGGACGCCCGTTGTTCCGCTTCGATGAAGTTCACTGGAAGATGGATACACCACTTCAGCCTGGTGACACGATCCGTATTCAGAAGAACAACGGAGACAGCCTTGAATACGGGGTGGATTTCCTGGAGATTGAACCTGTACCGGCAGCCATTGCCCGTCCGGCCAACTCAGTGTCGGTCACCGATTACGGCGCAGTGGCAGGAGACGGACAGGACGATCTTGCCGCCTTCAACAGTGCGGTTACAGCCGCCGTCACCAGCGGAAAATCTCTCTATATTCCGGCTGGAACTTTTAATCTGAGCAGCATGTGGGTCATTGGCTCGGTCAGCAATATGATCAACAACTTCACGGTCACCGGTGCAGGCTACTGGCACACCAATCTGCAATTTACGAATCCCAATGCAGCTGGCGGGGGCATCTCCTTCCGTGTTCAAGGCAAGCTGGATTTCAGCAACGTCTATATGAACTCGAATCTGAGATCCCGGTACAACCAGAATGCTATCTATAAAGGCCTGATGGATAACTTCGGCAACAATTCGGTCATCCATGACGTATGGATTGAGCATTTTGAGTGCGGTATGTGGGTGGGGGATTATGCGCGGACGCCGGCGATTTTTGCGAACAATCTGCTTGTCGAGAACAGCCGTATCCGTAACAATCTGGCGGACGGCATTAACTACTCCCAGGGAACCAGCAACTCTACCGTCCGCAATACCAATGTGCGCAATAACGGGGACGATGGTCTGGCCGTGTGGCCGAGCAACACCTTTGGTGCACCGGATGGTGTGAATAACACGTTCTCATACAATACGATTGAGAATAACTGGCGTGCTGGCGCTATCGGCATCTTCGGGGGCAGTGGTCACAAGGCGGATCACAACTACATCATCGACACGGTGGGCGGCTCCGGTATCCGGCTGAATACGACCTTTCCGGGAGCGCATTTCAACAACAACACAGGGATGATTTTCTCGGATACGACGATTATTAACAGCGGCACCAGCCGTGACCTGTATGACGGGGAACGCGGCGCGATTGATCTCGAAGCTTCGAGTGATCCGATCAAGAATGTAACCTTCACCAACATCGACATCATCAACACCCAGCGGGATGCGATCCAGTTCGGGTACGGTGGCGGCTTCTCGGGTATCGTATTCAACAACATTAACATCAACGGCACAGGTCTCGATGGAGTGACAACTTCCAGGTTCTCCGGCGCCCATAAGGGAGCGGCAATCTACACGTATACCGGCAACGGCTCGGCGACCTTCAACAACCTGACGACCAGCAATATTGCATATCCAAGTCTGTATTATATTCAGAGCGGGTTTGGGCTGTTGATTCAGTAGCCTTGAGATAGACAGGGAGGGGCCTAAGCGGCTCCTCTTTTTTTGGTTTTAGCCAGTTGAGTGCGTGAAACGTGCGAAATCAGGACCACCCGTCCAACGGAGGGTCCTGATTTTTGTTTCTTAGAAGATCCCTGTTGAGTTGGTGGTCTTCCTTTGAGTGGTCTGTTCTTCCCAACAAGATTAAGGACATTAAGATATGTATTTATTAAAATGAGTGCTTACTAAAATTATTTCCCCATTCCAAATAAATAAAAAATTCTAATGTACCATTATTCCCTGTAACTTGACTATTGGTAATAGCAATTATCTCATAGTCTTCGATAAAGTGATTACATAAATCGGTTAATATATCACGGATGGTATCGATACTGTCGAATTCCCCGCTTCTGCGTATATCAGAAGATGCTACTTCAAACAGAGGTTTAATTAAAGCAATTACAGTTCCGCAATCCCCTATGATTTCTCTACATAATGGCAGGGCATATTTTAATGAAAGGTATGACAAGTCTAAGGTGATTACTTCTGGAGAAGGGAATAACGAAAGCAGAACTTTGTCAGCAAGATTGGTTTTTTCCATATTCACTATTTTTTTATCGAATAGTAGTTTCCCTGCTATTTGACCGCACCCTACATCAACAGCATAAACAAGCTTTGCTCCATTTTGTATCAGGCAATCAGTAAACCCGCCAGTAGAAGCTCCGCAATCCATTACCACTTTTCCATTTACATCAATTCCAAAATCACGTAATGCGCCTGCTAATTTTAAGCCTCCTTTATTTACATACTTTCTTTGATAATACCTTTTAATTCTTACTGTTCCATCTACAGGAACTTTGTCGTTAACACTTAGTATTAATTCATCGTTAACCAAAACTCGACCTAATATTATCCATTTTTTTGCCTCTTTCAAGCTATCAAACCAATTTTCTGAAATTAATTTATCAATGACAATACAACTTTTTTTATTTTTCTTCATTTAGAAAACTCCAATTTTAGATAGAATAAGTGCCTTGGTAAAAATGATTGCGCATAATTATCATTTAAATGTTCAAAAGCATAAAATTATTTATTCATTTGTAAATATTAAATTAATAATTTATGATTTTCTTTTAATATTGTAATTAATACCATAGGAAAAAACATGAGTCAATAGATAAAAATGTAACAATAAAAATCCGATATTTGTTTAAAATTTGTATTTAATTTTAAATAATTTCAATATTATTACAAATTAGTCGCTTTACAGATGGAAAATGCTGTGATAAGATGCAAATTAATTAGAAGGGAAGTGGTTTTATGTAATTGTAAAATGTAAACTTAAATGTTCATTTGTTTATTTGTTGGGGCGCAATTGAAGAAAACAATTTATTAAGTGAAAACACTAATTCCAAAAAACAAGGTGTGATGAAGCTGCAATTACTACGATATTGTCTGGACCCGATAAAAATCATGATAAAGTTTTGTAAAGCTCATGCCATACTCAAAATAATTTTGTTAATGGTGTCAGCGATTTTGGCTCCGTTAAGCTTTTTGCTAACAGAAGATCTAATCGACAGTGTATCTGAATTATACAAAGGCAATGCGGGTTACACCCACGTGGGTCTGAACCTGGTGCTACTACTTATCACTATTTTGACAATCTCCCTTTGTACGTCGATGGAGGGTTACCTCAATATAAATTTTGATAGATTATTATTGAAAAACTGGACACCGGTCGTATTGAACAAGTATAAGCAGCTCAAATACAGTTGTTTTGAAGATCAAGAAACGCAGGATATTATTTTTCAAATGAGTGACCATCCTAGTGAAAGTATCAAAAACAGTTTTCTTAATATCACGCAGATAGGCAGTTCTCTGCTTTCACTGGTACTACTAAATCTGGTATTTGCAAAGGTTTCTGTCTGGTTGTCAGTACTTTGTTTTTTATTCACGGTTCCCATGCTTTTTCTAAACTATAGAGCTATGACTATCCTCGACAGCCTTTTCTACAAACAATCTGCCGAAGATCGGAAGTTGGGATATTTGTTAGGGTTGTTGACTACTAAATCTTCCCTTTCTGAACTCAAATTATTTTGTGCGGTAGAATATATCGTTAATCAATGGGGAGGGATCAGAAGTAAAGTTTATAAAGAGAGGGTGGGCGCCAATGTAAAATCTCAAAAACTTATCTTTATCAATACTTTATGTGTTATGGCTTGGACGGTGCTAATTATTATTACCTTAGTAAATTATATGTACAACGGACTCATTACTTTAGGGCTTTTTGTAGCTTTAATGGGCTCTCTCAATTCGATTATCAGTATATCTGAGCAGGTCTCCTGGGAATATTCCGAATACTCCCGAAATGTATTGAAGACAAAGTACTATAAGCGTTTTATGTCTTTGCCTGAAAGTGAAGAGAGCGCTGATTTCAAAAAAGAGAGGTGTTTCAATAATCCTGAAATTTGTTTTAATGATGTCTACTTTTCATATCCCCAATCTCAAAAACCGATTCTGCAAGGTGTGTCTCTGACGATAAGACATAATGAGAGAATTGCAATTGTCGGTAAAAATGGTGCTGGAAAGTCTACGCTAATTAAGCTGTTGTGCGGGCTTTATCAACCTGATAGGGGGGAGATCACCATTAATGGTATAGCGCTTTCAAACTTGAGTCAGCATGAGATTTCTGCTCTTTTCAGCGTCGTCTTCCAGGATTTTATGAAATACAGTTTAACTGTACGGGAGAATATAGCCTTAGGGAATATTACAAAAATCCATAACGATGCAGCTATAGATAAGGCCTTGGGACAGGCTGAAACAATGGGATTCCTTAAGCTTTCTGGGAAAGGACTGAACACGCCTTTAGGGAAGCTGGAGGATGACGGCATAGACCTATCTGGAGGCGAGTGGCAGCGGATTACTCTAGCCAGAGCACTTTTCGCGGATTCTTCATTTATCATACTAGATGAGCCAACAGCGTCTTTGGATCCGGTTGCAGAAAGTGAACTTTATCAATCTCTTTCTTTAGTTATAAAAGAAAAAGGTTCGATCATGATCTCACATCGCTTGGCAAGTGCCAAATTGGCAGACAAAATCTTTGTTATAGATGATGGGCGGATCTGCGAAGAAGGCAACCATGATGAGTTAATCGCCAAACAGGGAATTTATGCTGAAATGTTCAGAGCTCAGGCGAAATGGTATGACATGGATAGAACCTCTTTGAGAGTGGGCTACTAATATGTTAAAGCAGCTGGCTAAAATATTTAGAATAGCAATGGACTCTTCGCCCGGATCGCTTTTGATTATTATAATTAGTTCGGCAGCCGGTTTCTTATATCCCGCTGTCTCAACCAGGATTTTGTCATCGATCTTTCATGAGTTTAGCAACACGGCTTTGTTAAATCTGCATAAAATTTATTTTTTCATGGTGCTATTTATAGCGATTTATATCCTGAAAACCATCCTTCAGAGTATCGCTGGGTTATTTGTGTCTATTGGGATTTACGAGAAACTGGGATATCAGCTTAATATTTATATAGGCGAAAAGTGTACGAAGCTTCCTTTTATCAGCATGGAAACACCTGAGATATTAAATAAGTTAAATAGAGCAAAAGATTGTGTAACGAGAGCGGTAATTCCGCAATTAATTATGATTACAATCAGCGTATTCTCCAGTTTCATCTCGGTGCTTCTTGTAATCACTCTGTTAGCATCCTATAGCTTATGGTTTATTCCAATCTCCTTGCTTAGCGTGCTTCCTTATTTAATAGCCAGAATTATCCGGGGTAAAGAATTTTACTATTTGAAATGGTTTCAGGCCCCCAAGCAGAGATCCCTGGATTATTTCTGGAGTCTGTTCAATAATAAGCAGGCTGTAAAAGAAATGCGGGTTAACGGCAGCGGTGATTACTTGGCTGAGAAGTGGACTTATTATCGTGATGCTGTGTTGAGTCAAGAGTGGAATTTCAGAAGGAAAGATAGTCTGACTTTACTGGTGTGCGATTTTCTCAGGGCACTTGGATACTTGACCAGCATATTTTTTGCCTACAGACTTGTTATCCATCATGAGATAACAATCGGACTGTTCGGTGCGTGTATTGCTGCTTTTGCAATAGTGCAAGACCAGACAAGATCTTTCCTGGTGGAATTAGGCCGTTTTAAAGAACACTTGTTGTTCTCGAAAGACTATCTTGATTTCTTGGAATTGGAGGAAGAGGTTGAGGGCATAGCACAAATAAAAGGAGATTTTAATCAAATTATTATGGACAATGTTTCTTTTCTATACCCGAATAGTACAGATTATGCTCTGAAAAATGTGAGCCTACAAATACACAAAGGAGAAAAGCTGGCAATAGTCGGAAAAAACGGGAGCGGGAAAACCACCCTGGCAAAATTAATCATGGGGATGTATTCATCCAGCAGCGGCAGCATTTATTACAATGGAACGGATCTGAAGGCTATCAATAAAACAAGTTATTATTCCCTCATTTCTTCTATATGGCAGGATTTTGTTACCTACAAACTTACCATCAGAGAGAATATTGCGATTAGTAAGACTCAAAAAATGGATAGCGATGAGGCTATTTTAAATGTTGTGAACATGATGGGGATGGAGAAGCTTGTCAGAGAAAACGGATTGGATACCCCTATCGGAAGTGAATTTGGCGGGATTGAGTTATCGGGTGGAGACAATCAGCGGCTTGGATTGGCCAGAACGATGTTCCGGGATAGTTCAATGGTTGTTCTGGACGAACCAACTTCTGCTATGGACCCGACATTCGAATCGGAAGTGCTGGAGAAATTCCTGGAAATTTCAGAGAAGAAAACATCCTTGGTTATTTCTCATAGACTGGGGCTATGCAGAGTGGTGGACAGGATTATCGTCATGAATAATGGTGAAATTGTGGGAATCGGGACTCATAAAGAACTGCTTGAGAACAATGCTGAATACATAAAACTCTATACAGCTCAAGAACAGTGGTATCACTAGTCCACCCGATAGTTTTAAAAACTGATTTTAAATTAAATGAAGCGGGAGTGGAAATATGGTATTAAGTGAGCATATTCTCAGTGTATTGCGGGCTAAAAACGTACCTAGTCATGTTCAAATTGAATTAACCAAAAGATGCAACTGGAGATGCAAGTTTTGTTATGCCGAGTGTGATGAAGACGATGGATTAGATACTGCAACATTGTTCACTTTGTTGGACGATTTAAAAAGAATAGGCACGATTGAAATTAATTTTACTGGTGGAGAACCTTTATTAAAGAGAAGATGTATAGAAATATTTGAAAGGGCTAAATCAATAGGGTTTGGCCTGTCCCTTAATACCAATGGTTCACTAATAAATGAAAAAAACTATAGACAATTCTCTGAGCTGTTTTCGAGAATTGAGATAAGTTTGCACTCTGGAATCGAAAGCGAACATGATCAAATCGTACAGAGAACTGGAGCATGGAAAAAGACAGTTCATGCAATTAAATTGTTGACAGAAGCAAACGTGAAAGTGTTGATGAAATGTGTACTCACTCAAGAAACCCTTAACTCATTGAATTCATTAAACTTGTTATCCAAATCGCTTGGAGTCGAACTAGTAGTTGATTATAACATTACTTCAACATACAGCGGGAATACAAAACCTTTGCAATATAAATTAACAAATGAACAGATTTCCAAGTTAATAGAAACGGACAAATCAGTGGTTTATAAAGTATCTGATGATTATATAGAAGAAAATTATAAAAAAAGAAAACTTTCTGATGGCATCTGCCGGGCTGGAAGAACATCAGCTTTTATTGATGCTGAAGGAAATGTATTTCCATGTATTATTTTTAAAGATACAAGTGTGCCGGAAAACAGCGGTGGTTACACCGAGAACATTAGAACAAAACCGTTTGAAAACATTTGGAGGGACAATTCCTTATTTCATGAGATCCGTACTTTATCTGCGGCTGATTTTGATAAATGTTTAAGTTGTGAAATAGATAATGATTAGAGGAGGAAAGTAAATGAACTCTAAAATCTTACCAATGAAGTATCCAATTATAACTTCTTGGCAATGGCAAGCTAATTTATTTTCAAATGATCAGAGACGAATCGCACGACAAAACCTTTGTTGACTTTTATCAATATCCTATATTAGAGGTTTGCCCATGGATTTATAATCAACATCTAAAACGAGAAACCATTTTGTTTTTTTAAAAAGATATTTGTGAGTTTTTTATCGAGTGTATCGATCTTAATAATTATATTTATGGCGTGTTTGAACAATCCTATTTCGGCCGCTCAGAATTTTTTCCTCACGATACTTTTATATATGGTTACAATATGGAAAAGAAAGTATTTTACATAGCTGATTTTTCTATTAAAGAGAAATACTCTTATACAGAGGTATCATTTTCACAAATTGAAAAAGTATATTTAGCCATTGAGGAAAAAGATGATTGGCTTTTAGATAAAGGGGGACTGCAGCTTCTTAGTTTTAATGCTAAAGGCATATTTGATTTTAAACCCTCGTTGGTAATAGAATTCTTGGATGAGTTCTTACAGTCTAAAAATAGCTTTGAAAAAAGTTGTTTTTATATAAACAATCCTAATAAAAGTGTATTTGGATTAGAGGTTTAAAGCAGTGTAAAATATATTAATTTAGACGAGTGAGAAAGAAATTATTCTTACTGAGGAGATTACAGTGTATTACGGCTCAAGATAAAGCTCTGCTGGTCAGGGAGCATGAAGACCACAACCTTTGATTTGATCCTTTGATTATGGACTTTTTTACATGGAATATAATTATTGATCTTCGATAAATTACGACAGCGTAATATCTGCCCTTCATGTTATTCTATTACTAATACATAATAGCTATACAAAGGGGAAACATTGATGAAAAGGTTGCTTTATATCATTTTGGCAGTAGGTTTAATGATGAGTGTAACGCTCACTGGAGGGGCAGGTACTTCATCTGCTGCACAAGCTAATAAGGTATTGCGTATCGGTCTGGGAAGTCTTCCTGATCAGCTTGATCCGGCAGCAGCTGCGGATGACAGCACAGTGACGGTTCTCAAAGGGTTATTTGAAGGACTGGTCCGGTTGAATGCGGCTGGTCAAGCCGTTCCGGCAATAGCAAAATCATGGACCCTCTCGAAGGATGGCAGAACGTATACCTTTGCGCTTCGCGGGGATGCGAAATGGAGCAACGGGCAGCAGGTGCTGGCCTCGGACTTCGAGTATGCCTGGAAGCGGGCGCTGGCTCCGGAAGCCAAGAATGTCTACGCTTTTAATATGTACATGATTAATAATGCGCAGAACTACAACGAGGGACTTCTGAAGGATACCTCCAAAATCGGCGTAAAGGCGTTGAATAACACCACACTACAGGTCACATTAAAGGAGAAAACCTCCTATTTCATCCAACTGCTCGCAGAGAGCATCTATTTTCCGGTGTACGCTAAGACTGCGAAGGCCAACAACCAATGGGCAACAGACCTTAAGTCTATGGTAACCAATGGTCCCTTCAAGCTCAAGACTTGGAAGAGTAATGAGATTTCTATAGTTAAAAACCCTTCTTATTATGTGGCCCAAGAAATTAAGCTGCCGGAGGTACGTCTGCTGCTGCCTGAGAATCCGACAGTCGCTTATATGGACAAGAAGGTTGACTGGGTTGGAGGCGGAGGGGTGGAATCAGTGGATTATACATCTTTAGATAGCGCATCTTACCGCGACCTGCATGAAGGACCGTATGCTTCCACCTATTTTTATCAATTCAATCTGACTAAGCCGCCGTTTGACAATCTGAAGATCCGTCAGGCATTGGCGATGGCGATTGACCGTGAAGCCTTGCGTTACGGCAATCCGGCGTTTGGATTTGTGCCGCCAAGTATTCATGGGACCCAGTTGAATTTCCGCACAGAGATGTCGGACAAGATGTACTTTCATGAGGATGTGGCGGCGGCCAAGCAATTACTGAAGGAAGGCATGAGAGAAGCGGGACTCACCAAGTTCCCCAGCTTCACTATTATCGTGAATGAATATATCAATCATGACGTTATCGCAA is part of the Paenibacillus sp. FSL M7-0420 genome and harbors:
- a CDS encoding radical SAM protein codes for the protein MVLSEHILSVLRAKNVPSHVQIELTKRCNWRCKFCYAECDEDDGLDTATLFTLLDDLKRIGTIEINFTGGEPLLKRRCIEIFERAKSIGFGLSLNTNGSLINEKNYRQFSELFSRIEISLHSGIESEHDQIVQRTGAWKKTVHAIKLLTEANVKVLMKCVLTQETLNSLNSLNLLSKSLGVELVVDYNITSTYSGNTKPLQYKLTNEQISKLIETDKSVVYKVSDDYIEENYKKRKLSDGICRAGRTSAFIDAEGNVFPCIIFKDTSVPENSGGYTENIRTKPFENIWRDNSLFHEIRTLSAADFDKCLSCEIDND
- a CDS encoding peptide ABC transporter substrate-binding protein, which codes for MKRLLYIILAVGLMMSVTLTGGAGTSSAAQANKVLRIGLGSLPDQLDPAAAADDSTVTVLKGLFEGLVRLNAAGQAVPAIAKSWTLSKDGRTYTFALRGDAKWSNGQQVLASDFEYAWKRALAPEAKNVYAFNMYMINNAQNYNEGLLKDTSKIGVKALNNTTLQVTLKEKTSYFIQLLAESIYFPVYAKTAKANNQWATDLKSMVTNGPFKLKTWKSNEISIVKNPSYYVAQEIKLPEVRLLLPENPTVAYMDKKVDWVGGGGVESVDYTSLDSASYRDLHEGPYASTYFYQFNLTKPPFDNLKIRQALAMAIDREALRYGNPAFGFVPPSIHGTQLNFRTEMSDKMYFHEDVAAAKQLLKEGMREAGLTKFPSFTIIVNEYINHDVIASKVIKDWKKNLGIEASVEIQSFEELLDNRIHQNYAIARAGWSADFNDPASMLELFSSQNVSNDTGWSNTAYDRYMQQARQAADPGTRMQIYAKAEQLLMDQMAVIPLFYTVTDYLSHPNIKNVYVDYDGSIAFTRGSWR